In the Ctenopharyngodon idella isolate HZGC_01 chromosome 4, HZGC01, whole genome shotgun sequence genome, one interval contains:
- the LOC127510686 gene encoding gastrula zinc finger protein XlCGF8.2DB-like: MCVMMAFIKEENEDMKIEETFRVKQEDTEEQTDPMPLNEEIQELNDVKEEKPDFITGENYHSCSQTEKTSSRKRAQKTGSRRYFTCFQCGKCFMQRENLKAHMKVHNGESPYTCQQCGRGFTGKGSLKAHMRVHTGEKPYTCEQCGKSFAHLGTLSYHKRLHTGESPFTCDQCGKRFRRKLNLRGHMRLHSKDNCFMCHQCGMSFTDGDHLAKHVITHIGEKRFICPHCGRTCSSKSNLEVHVRLHTGEKPFTCQQCGKGFNEKGNLQVHMRLHTGEKPFICLQCEMSFTYRRDLKIHLKAHTGNSSVVIGLPVTARRNKKPIM; the protein is encoded by the exons ATGTGTGTAAtgatggcgtttattaaagaggagaatgaagacatgaagattgaagaaacattcagagtgaaacaagaagatactgaggaacaaacag ACCCGATGCCGCTAAATGAGGAGATTCAAGAACTGAATGATGTAAAGGAAGAGAAACCAGACTTCATAACTGGGGAAAACTATCATAGCTGCTCACAGACTGAAAAGACTTCCTCAcgaaaaagagctcaaaagacaGGGAGTAGACGTTATTTCACCTGCTTTCAGTGTGGAAAGTGTTTCATGCAACGTGAAAACCTTAAAGCTCACATGAAAGTTCACAATGGAGAGAGcccttacacctgccaacagtgtggaagaGGTTTCACTGGAAAAGGAAGCCTTAAAgcccacatgagagttcacactggagagaagccttacacctgcgaacagtgtggaaagagttttgcaCATCTAGGTACGCTTAGTTACCACAAAAGACTTCACACTGGAGAATCGCctttcacatgtgatcagtgtggaaagaggtTCAGACGTAAATTAAACCTTAGGGGCCACATGAGGCTTCACTCAAAAGATAACTGTTTTATGTGTCATCAGTGTGGAATGAGTTTCACAGACGGCGATCACCTTGCGAAACATGTAATAACTCACATTGGAGAGAAACGTTTCATTTGCCCTCACTGTGGAAGGACTTGCTCAAGCAAATCAAACCTTGAGGTTCACGTGAgacttcacactggagagaagcctttcacgtgccaacagtgtggaaaaggTTTCAACGAAAAAGGAAACCTTCAAGTCCACATGAGGcttcacaccggagagaaaccTTTCATTTGTCTTCAGTGTGAGATGAGTTTCACATATCGAAGAGACCTGAAAATTCATTTGAAAGCTCATACTGGAAATAgcagtgttgtgattggtctaccagtTACTGCGCGTAGAAACAAAAAGCCCATTATGTGA